The genomic interval TGAGTGAAAAGGAAGAAATAGAAAGATTAAAATCTGTATTGCCAATTGCTGTCAAATTTTCACAAATTCCAATATCGGTCGATACCTACAAAGCAGAAACAGCAAAATATGCACTCGACCAGGGTGTAAAAATAATAAACGATATATCCGGTTTTGGATTCAGCCGCCCCAAAAAAAAACTTGCCCGAGTAATTGCACAATATAAAGCTACGGTTGTTATAATGCATATCAAGGGCACGCCCAAAACGATGCAAATCAATCCCCAATATAAAAATCTTTTATCGGAAATAAATAATTATTTTAGAGAACGAATTGATTTTGCGATTCAGAATGGAATTGAATCAAACAGAATTATTATTGATCCAGGTTTAGGTTTCGGCAAAAGGCTGGAAGACAATTATGAAATAATTGAAAGGCTTGGCGAACTAAAAATATTTAGGCGTCCGATTCTTGTTGGGCACTCCCGTAAATCATTTATTGGTAATCCTTTTAATCTACCACCTGAAGAAAGATTGGAAGGTACCCTCGCGGTGGAGGCATTATTGATAAAAAATGGCGCATCAATCATCCGTGTTCACGATGTTCTGGAAGCAAAGAAAGTTGCCCAATTAATTGACAAAATTACGAAATGAAGTTATTCGGATTTCTTAATCTCAGCACCCTCGATATTATCGACATTTTAATAGTTGCCATATTAATATACCAGTTTTTAAGATTTATAAAAGGGACTAAAGCAAATCCTATTTTATTCGGCATTTTAACAATATTTGCTATATCTTTTGTTGCACGCTGGTTCAATCTCCGAGCCCTTGCATGGATAATGAATTCTATTCTTGCGGTCTGGGTTGTTGCATTTGTCATACTTTTCCAACCCGAAATAAGAAACGCACTTGCATTCATCGGCAGGCAACGACCTCTGCGATTTTTCTTCAAAGTTGGGCCCTTTCCAACCGTGAGTGAGATAATAAACGCAATCAAAAAGCTTTCCGAACAGCACCACGGTGCCTTAATAGTAATTCAAAGAAATGACAGTCTCAGTGACATAATTGAATCCGGTATTCGTATTGAGTCTTTAGTAAATTCAACTTTAATTCAAAGTCTTTTCTTCCCGGACAATCCTCTCCACGATGGGGCATGTATTGTCCAGGGAGACAGAATTATCGCTGCTGCGTGTGTCCTTCCGTTAAGTGAAAATCCAGACCTCGGTGGCAAATTTGGATTGAGGCATCGTGCTGCCTTAGGAATTGCTGAACATACAGATGCATTCTGTATCGTGGTGTCTGAGGAAACTGGAAGAATCTCTTTTGCATACAAAGGTAAACTTATAACCCGTGTCTCTGCTGATACCCTTGCAAAAACCTTAAAAAAGGTCATTAAAGAATAGGTTCTGGAATGCTTGACAGATTCAAATATTTGAGTATTATATATCATCAGGAAATTAAGGAGGTTTGATGCGATTCGTGGGATTATTGTTTGTCGTGGTTGTAATTGGATTTATGATAGGATTTATTGTGCTAAATGCCGATAAGAAGGTTGATGTTAATATATTTGGACAACAATTCACAAATATAGCCCTTTCAATGGTATGTTTTTATTCTTTTGTGGCGGGAATGATTTTCGTCCTGGTCTTTGCCCTTGCGGATGAAATTGTCTTAAGAAATACAATGAACAAATTAAAAAAAGAAAATAACAATATCAAAAAGGAACTTGATGCACTCCGTAATCTTCCACTTGAGGAGGAAAAATGACAATCCTGATTATCATCATCATTGCCCTCATTGCTTTCATTCTTTATTTTTATTTCCGGCCACGTAAGCCAAAAACTCAGGTAAATATACCATACCTTGAATCTTTGATTGCAGAATTGGAAGGTAATGATGAACTTGCTATTAAAAAATTAAAAGAAGCGTTAAACATTGATACCAATTTAGTTAATGGATATATAAGGTTAGGTAATTTGTATCGTAAAAAAGGTGATATTGAAAGGGCAATAAAAATCCACCAATCCTTAACTGTAAGACCAACCTTACGCAAAGAGGAAGAGAAAAAAATATATTTCAGTTTAGTACAGGATTATCTGGAATCAAACCGTCCAAATCGGGCAATAGCATTTTTAAGAGAGATTTTGAAAATTGACAAAAATGATAAAAATGCGTGTCACCTCCTTCTGAAGATTTATGAAGATATACAGAATTATCAGGATTGTATTACATTAAGTGAGGAGTATAAAGAGATAGTAGATGAGCAGCGGCTTGCCTATTATTATTCAGCATTAGCTACTACACGCCTGTCTGAATCCGGCGAAGAACCGGAAACAAGAATAAAAGAAGTGGGCAATCTCTTAAAGAAAGCATTAAAAATCAAATCTGATTCAGTAAGTTCATTATATTATAATGCTGATTTCTACAAAAATCTGGGGGATTTGAAAAAAGCAAAAGAATACTATCTGAAAATCCTTGAATTGCAACCTGATTTTTCATTTATGATTTTAAACGATTTAGAAAAAGTTGCATATGAAACCGGAACCTTTGAACAGATAATACCACTGTATGAAAAAATTTTCAAGCAGAATCCAAAAAATTTCCCGGTTGGGTTTGCCCTGGCAAATTTATATGAAAAGAAAAACGAAATTGAACAGGCAAGGGATATCTATCGGAAAATTAGCGAATTATATCCGGAGGCTGTGTTACCAAGAATCCACATAATGAAATTATCGGCTGATACGAAATCTTTCAAAAAAGAACTCAGCGAAATTGAAAATCTATTATCACTTCATAATTTTGTGTGTAAAAAATGTGGCAATAAAACAAAAAAATTTACTTTCTTATGTCTAAATTGTCGATCAATAGAATCATATTTTCCACAGCTCTAATCGTCTCTGTAGTCTTTGCACAGAATATTGATGAGGCGATTAAGCTATTCAATGCATTCCAGTTTGATAAAGCAAAAGAGATATTTAAAGAATTAGCGAGGGACGAAAATAATCCTCGCATTGCTGAAGTTTTTTATTACCTGGCGCGACTAACAACCAATCCAGATTCCTCTGTTCACTATTATAGAACGATAGTTAACAAATATCCGCAATCAAGATATGCGGATATTGCATATCTTGAAATTGCCAAGATTTTTATTGGAAAACAAGATTTCAAAAACGCCCTGTTAACACTGGATCAGTTGAACAAAGATTATCCATATTCAGAATTAAAAGATGAAGCATTATTCTGGACAGGAGTTGTCTTCATTGAAACCGGCAATAAAGAAAATGGTTATAAAGTTTTACAGGAATTAATAAATGCATACCCTAAATCCATATGGGCGAATCGCGCAAAAAATCTTATACCGTCAACCGTGCCACAGAAAGAATATTATACTGTCCAGATTGGCTCTTTCAGAAATAAAGAAAATGCAGAAAAAAGACTTGAAGAATTAAAAGCAAAGGGTTTTGATGCCCGTATTGTAGAAGCAGTAATTATGGATAAAATTCATTATCGCGTATGGATTGGAGAATTTGAGACTATGGAAGAGGCTAAATCGCTTGTTGCAAAACTTGATTCATTAGGCATAAAAGGGAATGTGGTTAAAGGATATTAAAATTTTAACTTGCAAATACTGAATTACAGATATAAAAATATAAATTTTTAGAAGTTTTGACTTTTAAGAAATTTTAAATATGCAACTCACCCCTCTTCTGGAGCAGTATCAACAGATAAAAAATAAATATAAAGACACACTTCTTTTATTCCGGGTGGGGGATTTTTATGAATTTTATTATGATGATGCGAAAAAAGCAAGTATCCTGCTCGGTATTACATTAACTTCAAAAACAATAGGCAAGGGAACAAAAGTTCCCCTCGCCGGTATTCCAGTAAAGGCAAGCGAAAATTACATTGCAAAATTAGTCAAGAATGGATTAAAAGTTGCAATTTGTGAACAATTAGAACCACCTGACAAATCAAAAAAGCTCGTCGAGCGCGATGTAATTGAAGTAATAACTCCAGGGACTATATTCAGACCTTCATTACTTGAGGAAAACAAGGCTTTATTCGTCGCAGGTTGCATACCAGACGAAAATATTATCGGCATTGCTTTATGCGACATAACAACGGGTGATTTTTCTTCGGGTGAAATCGAACCTGGACAATTATTAGAAATACTGGCGAGAAAGGAAGTTAAAGAGTTGATCCTACCTCAAGGTATTACATTAAAATTAGATATTCCGATAACCTACATTGATGGCTATCGTTTCATTTATGAAATTGCATATCAGCAATTAAAAGAACACTTTAAGGTTATCACCCTTGATGGTTTCGGTATTGAAGGAAAAAGGCTTGCTATTTCGGCTGCTGGTGCCCTTTTATATTATCTAAAGGAAAATCAGAAATCAACATTACCTCAGATAACAAAACTTAATTATTTTGACTCTCGCAACACAATTTATCTTGATGGTGCTACCAGAAAAAATTTAGAACTTGTAATAAATATAAGAAATGATGAAACAAACACATTATACTGGGCAATAGATAACTGCCTTACACCCGCAGGGAAAAGGATGCTCCGTGGTCAGATTCTTGAACCTTTGATTGACTGCAAGGTGATTAATGAAAGACTTGATGGAGTTGCTGAATTAAAAGATAGAGAATTTTTGCGAAAGCAACTCAGAGAATTCCTTAAAAATATTCGCGATGTTGAAAGGATTACCACACGATTGATGTGTAATAGAATAATGCCACGCGAGATGAATGCTCTGAAAGATTCTTTAAAGATCTATCCCGAGATCAAAGGAATTCTGTTAAATTGCGATAGTCAAATATTAAAAAAAATTTATAATCAAATTGAAAACTTCGATACAATCGTTGAAAAAATAGAAAATGCCATTTCACCGGAACCCCCACCAACCCTTGATGAAACTGGCATTATCAGACCCGGATATTCAAAAGAACTGGATGAATTAAGGGACATTGCCCATAATGCTAAAGAATGGCTTAATAAATTTCAGAATCAGGAAAGAGAAAGAACCGGGATAAACTCATTGAAGGTTGCCTACAATACAATCTTCGGTTACTATATTGAAATAAGCAAAGCGAACCTCCATCTCATTCCCGATTATTATATCCGTAAACAGACATTGGTTAATGCTGAAAGATTTTATACGCCTGAACTAAAAGAATTTGAAGAAAAAATTTTAGGTGCGGAAGAAAAGATTAAAAATTTAGAATATGATATATATGTTAAATTGCGTGAGGAAATTGCCAGTGATGGAAATAAAATACTCAACAGCACAAAGGCAGTTGCATTGCTTGATATCCTCCAATCATTTGCCGAGAATGCTGTTTTGTATAACTACACACGCCCTGAAGTAAATGAAGGAGACAAAATTATCATTTCTGACGGCAGACATCCGGTGGTTGAAAGATTGATGGAAAAGGGTTCATTCATTCCAAACGATACTGAACTCGACCGCAATAGAAATCAAATTCTTATCATAACTGGACCAAATATGGCTGGAAAATCTACATATCTTCGTCAGGTTGCGTTGATTGTAATTATGGCTCAGATGGGTAGTTTTGTCCCAGCAAAAGAAGCAAAAATTGGTATTGTGGACAAAATCTTCACACGCATTGGCGCAAGCGATGATATTTCACGCGGTGTTAGCACATTTCTGGCAGAAATGATGGAAACTGCAAACATTCTAAATAATATATCGGAAAAAAGCCTCGTGATACTTGACGAAGTTGGCAGGGGCACTTCCACATATGATGGTCTGGCATTAGCATGGGCAGTGGTTGAAGAACTACATAACAACAAAAAACCCCGTTCTTTATTTGCAACCCATTTCCACGAACTCACCAAGATAGAAGATTTTTTGAGTGGTGTTAGAAACTATAATTTTTTGGTAAAAGAATGGGGAGATGAAATAATATTCTTAAGAAAACTCAATCCAGGACCTTCTGATCAGTCTTACGGCATTCAGGTGGCACGCCTGGCTGGCCTTCCCAAGTCAGTGATAGAACGGGCAAAGGAGGTATTAACAAAATTTGAAGAAGGTGAGGTTTTTAGTATCCGAAAATTAAAGAAAACCAAACTCAGCCAGCCCGACCTTTTCGTTGATAAAAAATAAAGAAATTACCACTTGACAGAATTCAGTTTTTAATTATAATCAAAAATGAAAATGAATTTCAAAATCAAAAATAATTATGTTTCTGCTGAATTGACCAAATATAGTAAAAAACATAAATTAAAGTCGTCGCAAAAAAGAAAATTTATAATTGATTATTTTCTGAGCCAGAATAAACATCTCAGCACTGAAGATTTATATAATATAATAAAAAATAAAAAACTAAAGATTGGCTATTCAACAATCTATAGAACCCTTAAACTGCTTGCCGAATGTGGCCTTGCTTCAATACACCATTTTGAAAAAGGGATAACCCGTTTTGAACCAGTACATAAGAAAAGACATCATGATCATCTGATCTGCACAAAATGTGGTTCAATAATAGAATTCACAAATCAAGAAATTGAAAAAATCCAGAAAAGGATTGCCCGGAAATATAATTTTTTTGTCTCAGACCATAAACTTGAAATTTATGGGTTATGTCTAAAATGTGCCCGAAAGGAGAAAAAGTAATGGCCGTCGTTAATCTTACGATGATGAAATCAGGTGAAAAAGGAAAGGTTGTCGAGATAACCGGAGGAAAAGGACTTATTAACAGGCTTGAATCACTCGGCATTATACCAGGTGCTGAAATTACGAAAATAAGTGAACAAATTATGCATGGGCCAGTAGTAGTAAAAATTGGCAATACCCAAGTTGCAATAGGATATGGAATGGCACGAAAGGTAATGGTAAATGTTGAACACAAGATTAAAAAAATTTTACTTGTGGGGAATCCCAATGTCGGAAAAAGTGTAATCTTTTCAAGGCTTACCGGTGTCGATGTGATTGCCTCTAATTATCCGGGAACAACGGTAGATTATTGTCGTGGTTGCACCGGATATGGCGACAAAAGAATAGAAGTTATAGATGTACCCGGAACTTATAGTTTAGAGCCTACAACGCCTGCCGAGGAAGTGGCGGTACAGATGTTGAATAAAGCAATTGAAGAGGGAGAAAGTATTATTGTAAATGTTGTAGATGCCACCAATCTTGAAAGAAATTTGAATCTGACA from candidate division WOR-3 bacterium carries:
- a CDS encoding tetratricopeptide repeat protein: MTILIIIIIALIAFILYFYFRPRKPKTQVNIPYLESLIAELEGNDELAIKKLKEALNIDTNLVNGYIRLGNLYRKKGDIERAIKIHQSLTVRPTLRKEEEKKIYFSLVQDYLESNRPNRAIAFLREILKIDKNDKNACHLLLKIYEDIQNYQDCITLSEEYKEIVDEQRLAYYYSALATTRLSESGEEPETRIKEVGNLLKKALKIKSDSVSSLYYNADFYKNLGDLKKAKEYYLKILELQPDFSFMILNDLEKVAYETGTFEQIIPLYEKIFKQNPKNFPVGFALANLYEKKNEIEQARDIYRKISELYPEAVLPRIHIMKLSADTKSFKKELSEIENLLSLHNFVCKKCGNKTKKFTFLCLNCRSIESYFPQL
- the folP gene encoding dihydropteroate synthase, producing MQLLSNLNDSELLNELKDIGVATEAYQIFLKKSAYRIIRIEKLSPAQANILKQIALICGGDVAVPKDAYFGSKKRRFDVLLFANLREIEKINHRLQEQPWMMQIRNQLSEIINPFKEPILKIGNEEIKFERTYIMGIINISPDSFYSGSRYTTISTIKKVITEMQQEGADFIDIGAESTRPGAKMLSEKEEIERLKSVLPIAVKFSQIPISVDTYKAETAKYALDQGVKIINDISGFGFSRPKKKLARVIAQYKATVVIMHIKGTPKTMQINPQYKNLLSEINNYFRERIDFAIQNGIESNRIIIDPGLGFGKRLEDNYEIIERLGELKIFRRPILVGHSRKSFIGNPFNLPPEERLEGTLAVEALLIKNGASIIRVHDVLEAKKVAQLIDKITK
- the mutS gene encoding DNA mismatch repair protein MutS — translated: MQLTPLLEQYQQIKNKYKDTLLLFRVGDFYEFYYDDAKKASILLGITLTSKTIGKGTKVPLAGIPVKASENYIAKLVKNGLKVAICEQLEPPDKSKKLVERDVIEVITPGTIFRPSLLEENKALFVAGCIPDENIIGIALCDITTGDFSSGEIEPGQLLEILARKEVKELILPQGITLKLDIPITYIDGYRFIYEIAYQQLKEHFKVITLDGFGIEGKRLAISAAGALLYYLKENQKSTLPQITKLNYFDSRNTIYLDGATRKNLELVINIRNDETNTLYWAIDNCLTPAGKRMLRGQILEPLIDCKVINERLDGVAELKDREFLRKQLREFLKNIRDVERITTRLMCNRIMPREMNALKDSLKIYPEIKGILLNCDSQILKKIYNQIENFDTIVEKIENAISPEPPPTLDETGIIRPGYSKELDELRDIAHNAKEWLNKFQNQERERTGINSLKVAYNTIFGYYIEISKANLHLIPDYYIRKQTLVNAERFYTPELKEFEEKILGAEEKIKNLEYDIYVKLREEIASDGNKILNSTKAVALLDILQSFAENAVLYNYTRPEVNEGDKIIISDGRHPVVERLMEKGSFIPNDTELDRNRNQILIITGPNMAGKSTYLRQVALIVIMAQMGSFVPAKEAKIGIVDKIFTRIGASDDISRGVSTFLAEMMETANILNNISEKSLVILDEVGRGTSTYDGLALAWAVVEELHNNKKPRSLFATHFHELTKIEDFLSGVRNYNFLVKEWGDEIIFLRKLNPGPSDQSYGIQVARLAGLPKSVIERAKEVLTKFEEGEVFSIRKLKKTKLSQPDLFVDKK
- a CDS encoding transcriptional repressor; translated protein: MKMNFKIKNNYVSAELTKYSKKHKLKSSQKRKFIIDYFLSQNKHLSTEDLYNIIKNKKLKIGYSTIYRTLKLLAECGLASIHHFEKGITRFEPVHKKRHHDHLICTKCGSIIEFTNQEIEKIQKRIARKYNFFVSDHKLEIYGLCLKCARKEKK
- a CDS encoding SPOR domain-containing protein — translated: MSKLSINRIIFSTALIVSVVFAQNIDEAIKLFNAFQFDKAKEIFKELARDENNPRIAEVFYYLARLTTNPDSSVHYYRTIVNKYPQSRYADIAYLEIAKIFIGKQDFKNALLTLDQLNKDYPYSELKDEALFWTGVVFIETGNKENGYKVLQELINAYPKSIWANRAKNLIPSTVPQKEYYTVQIGSFRNKENAEKRLEELKAKGFDARIVEAVIMDKIHYRVWIGEFETMEEAKSLVAKLDSLGIKGNVVKGY
- the cdaA gene encoding diadenylate cyclase CdaA; translation: MKLFGFLNLSTLDIIDILIVAILIYQFLRFIKGTKANPILFGILTIFAISFVARWFNLRALAWIMNSILAVWVVAFVILFQPEIRNALAFIGRQRPLRFFFKVGPFPTVSEIINAIKKLSEQHHGALIVIQRNDSLSDIIESGIRIESLVNSTLIQSLFFPDNPLHDGACIVQGDRIIAAACVLPLSENPDLGGKFGLRHRAALGIAEHTDAFCIVVSEETGRISFAYKGKLITRVSADTLAKTLKKVIKE
- a CDS encoding LapA family protein, which encodes MRFVGLLFVVVVIGFMIGFIVLNADKKVDVNIFGQQFTNIALSMVCFYSFVAGMIFVLVFALADEIVLRNTMNKLKKENNNIKKELDALRNLPLEEEK